A window from Synechococcus sp. RSCCF101 encodes these proteins:
- the gatC gene encoding Asp-tRNA(Asn)/Glu-tRNA(Gln) amidotransferase subunit GatC, which yields MSRISEEDVRKVAGLARLDLPEDRIHTYAGQLERILDYVAQLEAIDTEGVPCTTRAVEVVNVSRDDRVEPAGEIREDLLDQAPQREGDFYRVPRILG from the coding sequence ATGAGCCGCATCAGCGAGGAGGACGTGCGCAAAGTGGCCGGACTGGCCCGTCTCGACCTGCCGGAGGACCGGATCCACACCTACGCCGGCCAGCTGGAGCGGATCCTCGACTACGTGGCTCAGCTCGAGGCGATCGACACAGAGGGCGTGCCCTGCACCACACGGGCCGTTGAAGTGGTGAACGTCAGCCGCGACGATCGGGTGGAGCCGGCCGGCGAGATCCGGGAGGATCTGCTCGACCAGGCCCCCCAGCGGGAAGGGGACTTCTACCGGGTGCCGCGGATTCTGGGTTGA
- a CDS encoding DUF6679 family protein, whose translation MLHRKLYRYCTDKQPVWVFLRDQQRWIEEAEVVELEGDLVTLRYDSDDDEDVQRWEESVRLDSIGAVSIQLASFSRQGRPEELETAENCPDAEQIPSPPEPGSPGDGR comes from the coding sequence ATGCTGCACCGCAAGCTCTATCGGTACTGCACCGACAAGCAGCCCGTCTGGGTGTTCCTCAGGGATCAGCAGCGCTGGATCGAGGAGGCCGAAGTGGTGGAACTCGAGGGAGACCTCGTCACGCTGCGCTACGACTCGGATGACGACGAGGACGTCCAGCGCTGGGAGGAGAGTGTGCGGCTCGATTCCATTGGTGCCGTGAGCATCCAGCTCGCCAGCTTCAGCCGCCAGGGTCGTCCCGAGGAACTGGAGACGGCGGAGAACTGCCCCGATGCCGAGCAGATTCCCAGCCCGCCGGAACCCGGCTCCCCCGGCGACGGCCGGTGA
- the crtR gene encoding beta-carotene hydroxylase yields the protein MVRSVLIQPDGVATDSGVHAGSSREAGASAPGVRSLPRWLLAPPGPWNVTVWLFLGGYALASLAIYGWFIAGWPLPLLLLFGFLALHLEGTVIHDACHNAAHPNRILNAVMGHGAALLLGFSFPVFTRVHLQHHANVNDPRNDPDHIVSTFGPLWLIAPRFFYHEFFFFQRRLWRRWELLEWGLARGLFLAIVLASIQHGFLPFILNCWFAAALMVGVTLGLFFDYLPHRPFLSRSRWRNARIYPGRLMNILIMGQNYHLVHHLWPSIPWFHYRTAYHATQPLLDAKGSPQRLGLFESRSDFANFLYDIFLGVRSHKLRRSRLRPLALLIPSPRWRRLWLSLLHRTAVSPGLR from the coding sequence ATGGTCCGGTCCGTGCTGATCCAGCCCGACGGCGTCGCGACGGACTCCGGAGTCCATGCGGGTTCCTCCCGCGAGGCGGGTGCCTCAGCTCCCGGGGTCCGCTCGCTTCCGCGCTGGCTCCTCGCTCCCCCGGGCCCGTGGAACGTGACGGTGTGGCTGTTCCTGGGCGGCTACGCCCTGGCTTCCCTGGCCATCTACGGCTGGTTCATCGCCGGCTGGCCGCTGCCACTGCTGCTGCTGTTCGGATTCCTGGCCCTGCACCTGGAAGGCACCGTGATCCACGACGCCTGCCACAACGCCGCCCATCCGAACCGCATCCTCAATGCGGTGATGGGTCACGGCGCCGCTCTGCTGCTGGGATTCAGTTTCCCCGTGTTCACGCGGGTGCACCTGCAGCACCACGCCAATGTGAATGATCCAAGGAACGACCCGGACCACATCGTCAGCACATTCGGGCCGTTGTGGTTGATCGCTCCGCGTTTTTTCTATCACGAGTTCTTCTTCTTCCAGCGTCGCCTCTGGCGCCGCTGGGAGCTGCTGGAGTGGGGATTGGCGCGTGGTCTGTTCCTGGCCATTGTTCTGGCCTCGATTCAGCACGGCTTCCTGCCCTTCATCCTCAATTGCTGGTTCGCCGCCGCTCTGATGGTGGGCGTGACTCTGGGGCTGTTCTTCGACTATCTGCCCCACCGACCCTTTCTTTCAAGGAGTCGCTGGCGCAACGCCCGCATCTATCCCGGGCGCCTTATGAACATTCTGATCATGGGTCAGAACTATCACCTGGTTCACCATCTCTGGCCCTCCATCCCCTGGTTTCACTACCGCACCGCTTACCACGCCACCCAGCCTCTGCTGGATGCCAAGGGCTCGCCCCAGCGGCTCGGGCTGTTCGAGAGCCGCTCCGACTTCGCCAACTTTCTCTACGACATCTTTCTCGGCGTCCGCAGCCACAAGCTGCGCCGCAGTCGCCTCAGGCCGCTGGCTCTGCTGATCCCCTCGCCCCGCTGGCGCCGGCTCTGGTTGTCGCTCCTGCACCGCACGGCGGTGTCTCCCGGTCTGCGCTGA